The Erwinia sorbitola nucleotide sequence TTATGCTGGTATCCCGCTCATCAAACCATGCGCAGCAGATATCACTTTCCGCCGTCAGACCGCAGGCCTGGTTAAATATCTCGCGCCCGTTGCGGTAGGCATTAAACAGCGCCTGCACCATAGCCGGAGGCAGGGTCGCCGAGGAGAGTAATACCCGGGAACCCAGCATTCCTGCCCAGTTCACCAGGCGGCATAAGGCGTGTAAGTCATTAACATCGAAATCGTCCGGCTCATCAAGCACCAGATCGGAAGTCAGCAGCCGCAGCATCGGTGCAATTTGCTTACCACCGCGCACCCCTTCCGTTGCGCCAATCAGATGGTCAATTGTCGTCACCAGCACCGGCGCGCTAACCAGTTTATTAAGCTTATCGTGCCCCTTTGAATGATCGGATCCCTCAGCGCCTTTCAGCCAGCGGCTCAGGCGTCCGTCATCCAGACTGCCGTCATAGCGCACATACTGATGCCCGGCAAAAAGCGCTTCCGATGACTCACTGCCGCTGGCATCTTGCTCGTCTGGTTGGTGACGGTTTAGCTTATGCAGCTGGGCAACGGGCTGTGAACCAATCAGCACACCCAGATCATCCTCCTCCAATCCCAGCCGCTTACGCAGGGCGTCGCCGGTTTGCAGCGTTAAGGTTCTTAAGCCCAGCGCTATCGAGAAACGGCAGCCCTGCTGTTCATCGGCCAGAGCATACATAATGCGCGCATTGGCTAAGGTTTTCCCGCAGCCGGTTGATGCCATATTGACACCGAAAAATCCCTGTTTAAATGCACGTTCACGCAGGGCGCAGGTGGTTTGCCATGCTTTATCCTGCCAGCGATACTTATCATTCTCACTGCGTTTTTTAAACCCTTTATGCCGGGTAATAGCTGGCAGAGTTTTACGTAGCTGCGGCAGGCTGCGTGCCAGCAGTAGCGCGTTTTGGGCCACGCCGATATTGTGCTCATCCAGACGCTGCTTCAGCTCACCGCTTACGCGATCGGTATTGGCGCTGGCAGTATAAGCAGGATCCTGCCAGGCGGGAGTGGGTGGGCGGGCTGAATAGATGTGATCGGCCAGCATCAGCGACAGCCGCGCCATATGGCAGGTAAAACGTTGCCTGAGGTTGATATGCTCCATCCAGGCAGGCTGAGTTAATACCCGTTGTGCGATTTTTTGTGCCCTGGTACGCCATAAAGCACTGCGCAGCGGTGTCCCCTCTGGGAATTGCCATTGCGCCTGAAAATCGGCGGGCTTCAACTCCCTGGAGTGATGGTTAACCGCATTCCATAGCGCATCCAACTGGCTGCATAACCACTCCTCACTGTATTGCAGCTTCGGGGGATTGTCATAGCCCCAGGACGGATAAGCAGGAAGACGGTGGTGAGAAAGGATCAACCATGCCACAACCTGCGCCACCGGCGGCAGGCCAGCGAAGGGGGAGCTTATGGTTAATTCCTGGAGTGAATCCTTTACCAGTTCATCGAAAACGCGCTGTTCGTCAGCAGCTGCCACCTGCGCCAGCGATGCGATCCACTCTTTATCTGCACGCTTGCCAACAAAAGCAACAAACAGCCGCAGCGACACCCACTCATGGCGATAAGGCTGGTATGTTTTTGCCCCACTCTTTTTATGCAGCATTTGCTGAAACAGGCGGTTTGATTTGCCAAAATCATGAAACAGTCCGGCAATAGCCGCCAGCAGGCTGATAGCATTAACGCTGTGCCAGCTATTCTCATCGTGGCTTTTTAATATATCGCGCCGGGTGGTATGCGTTGGCACCACGCCGCATTGATTAAAACGACGCAGATTACCTACAATCCACAGCAGTTCAGTCTGACCACTATTTTTTATCCAGTGACACGCCACGGCAGTATTACGACGTGCCGTTTTACGTAACAGCTTCCTTAAGGTATCCAGTCCCTGTTTGGTTATAGCGGTTTGCCAGCTTCGGTCGCCTTTGCGCTCTGCAAACTGATCCAAAATGCGGCGGCTTTCATCCAGAGCATTTTTATTACACTGGGAGATCAATAAGATATTCATACCCCCACCTGACTACACTGACGGGCGGTCAGCTCCAGTGATTCAATCATCGTATCCAGTGCGTCTGCGTTCTGCATGTTTGAAATACAACGCTGACGGAACTCCTGCTCCTCTTCACCGGCCATCGCAGCCACAAAAGCCTGGGGCAAAATTAAGGCATCTTTAATCAGATCGGCTACATCAAAAACCAACCCGCCACGACGCGTTTTACCATGTAATACCGCCAACCCATGAGGCAAACCCAGCACCCAGCAGGCCACAGCCGCCAGACCGTACGCCAGATAATTCCCGTGATCGAGAAAACGGTTAGCATAGTCGATCCCACCGCCACGCTTCGCACGGATAAATTCACCGTAACTTACCGCTTCCGCTGCCAGTTTATATAAAAATTTTGTCATTACCGCTTCCTGCGCCAGCAGCTCAGTGGTATTTCGGCAATCCTTTAAATTTTCCTCAAAACGATCAAGTGCATTAATTAGCTGTGACGGATTAATATTGAACTTATTTTCCCGTTGCATCCGTTCACTCAGCCAGTGCTGACGTATTTGTGCAATTCTCACCTTCTGGAAAGCGACTGCTGCTGCCAGACGATGCGCTTCATCAAACCAGAAACTGACCCAATGTTGCAGATATTCTGTCGGGCGATATTCACTTTGAGAATTGAGCCATGAAACATCCACTTCCACCTCGTTGGCGGCATACAGCGGCGTTCCACCACCGCCGCAAAATCCAACTAATACTCCCGCGCGAGCAAACTCACGCATGGCCGCCTGAGTCACTGAAGTACCGGTTCCCAGCATCACCACGGTGGTGTTAGCTATCGGGATATTCCAGTATAAAGATTGTTTACCTTCATCGGTCACATACTCAACCCGCCCGCCATTAACCAGCACACGACAATATTGCAGGTAATAAATATTGCTACGCTTAGAGTGTAGAATGGTTTTTAAATCCGAAGGTGTAATCGATTTCAATCTGGTCATCCTTGTCAGAAATTACTTCCACGCATTCATTTAAATAAAAAATCAACACCGAACCAACAACCACGAAATTAAACAACATACCAGCCACATATTTTTGAATATCAACACCTCAATATCCTGGCTGTCATTTAAGCTGAAATAATAAAAATAACAATGAGTGCGCCCCGATATAATCAAAAATCACTGAAAAAAACGATATGGGGAAGGCAGGACAGATCGGGGCGACAAAAATCACAGAGACATTAACATCTATGGGGCGTTCGCCCCGATGTTTTTTAAGCTGCCTGCACGGCAGTGAAAGCCATTATGGCCGACGGTGATACTGACCTTCTAAGCTGCCTGTACGGCAGTGAACGAAAGCAGCAAGGATAAGGGCTGGATTATTTCACTTCTAAGCTGCCTGTGCGGCAGTGAACTGTTACTTTCTGAGCCATTGGAGTGAGACTTTCTTCTAAGCTGCCTGTGCGGCAGTGAACATCCTAGTCTTCGTGCCCTGTTACGATGCGCCACTTCTAAGCTGCCTGTGCGGCAGTGAACTCGGCACATCGCCCACACTTACATGGGTCATCTTCTAAGCTGCCTGTGCGGCAGTGAACGCGTCACCGCGATAAAAATTAACGCCGCATGACTTCTAAGCTGCCTGTGCGGCAGTGAACAATCAGCGGCAGGCTGCTCATGCTCAGGTGGGCTTCTAAGCTGCCTGTGCGGCAGTGAACTTCAGCAGGGCGGGCAGATCAAGGACTCGTTCCTTCTAAGCTGCCTGTGCGGCAGTGAACTGCGTGATAGGAAGCCCTCGGCTATCGATACCCTTCTAAGCTGCCTGTGCGGCAGTGAACCTCGTCGCGCTCACGTACTGCCGCTTCCAGTTCTTCTAAGCTGCCTGTGCGGCAGTGAACGATGCGGTTAAGCCGCTCCTGCCTCTGACCAACTTCTAAGCTGCCTGTGCGGCAGTGAACTTTCCCAGTCCACTTTACGCATACTGCTGATTCTTCTAAGCTGCCTGTGCGGCAGTGAACGTAATAAAAATTACGCTACAGTAAAGCCCAGCATCATGCCGGTATCTTCATGCTCAAGCAGATGGCAGTGCGCCATATAGGCATTAGCAGCATCAGCTTTATGGTTAAAACGCACCAGCACTTCGCTGCGCGCGCCCTCTACCTCAACGATATCCTTCCAGCCGCTGCGGTGGGCCGCCGGGGGTTTTCCGTTTTCAGAAAGAATGCGGAACTGGGTGCCGTGAACATGGAATGGGTGCAGCATCATGTCGCCCTCACCGGAGATAGTCCATTTTTCATATTCACCCTGCTTTGCCTCAAACGACGGTTTATCCATATTAAATGCAACGCCGTTAATACGGTTTCCATCATGGAAATCATATTCTTTGGCTGGCTTACCGTGATTCATCCCAGCCATATCACCGTGTTTCATTCCGGCCATATTGCCATGATCAGTCCCAGCCATATCGCCGTGTTTCATTCCGGACATATTGCCATGATCCATCCCAGCCATATTACCGTGATCCATTCCGGACATATCACCGTGATCCATTCCCGCCATCGATGCCTTGCCGTGCTTTTGCATCATCGCCATCATGCCGCGATGATCGAGCTCCGGATCCATCGTCAGCTGTAACCAGCGGCTTTTCAGTCCATCGGTGGCAGGAATAGCTGGCACATCGACCAGTTTGTCCGGCAGCGATCCGCTGGCCAACACGCGCAACGGCATAATCGCCAGTACCGGCAGCGGCTGATCAAAGGGTTGCAGGGTCATGCCCATTTGCCGCACCGGCAGGGTTTGCAGATCAAAAGCCTTCCCGTCTGAGGTATCTACCAGTACCTCGAAGCGCTCACCAGGCAACATCGGCAGCTCGCTCAATTTGACCGGTTCAGCCAGCAGACCGCCATCGCTGGCAATCACATACATCGGGCGTCGATCGCTGGTGGCCAGATTCAGCGAACGGGCATTACAGCCGTTCAGTAAGCGCAGACGCAGCCAGCCCCGCGATACTCCGGTCTGCGGATAGATAGCGCCGTTAGTCAGCATCGTATCGCCAAACCAGCCCACCGCAGCGCTCATAATATCCAGCTGATAGTCGATCTGTGTGCCGTCTGAACTCAGACGTTTATCCTGCAAAATTACCGGAATATCATCAATGCCCCACTGCTTAGGCAGCAGCAGCTTGCCGCTTTCAGGATCATTAATCAGCATCAGTCCCGCCAGTCCCTGCGAAACCTGATAGCCGGTACGGCCGTGCTGATGCGGATGGAACCAGCAGGTCGAGGCGGGCTGATCGGGAGTAAAGGTCACACGGCGGCTTTTGTTCGGCTCAATACGCGCCTGCGGCCCACCATCAACCTCTCCCGGTACTTCCAGGCCGTGCCAGTGCACCGTGGTGGCTTCCGGCAGGCGGTTATGTATGTTGATATTGACTTCCTTGCCGCGCTCTAACTGAATAGCGGGGCCAAGCAGACTACCGTTATAGCCCCAGGTTGGCACATTTTTGCCACGCCAGTTGCTGATACCTGCCTGAGCTGTCAGGGTGATTTCACTGCGTGCATCGGGGGTCAGTAATGTGGGGATCGGCAGCAGCGGGCGCTGTTCCGCTGCCATTAATGAACGGCTCCACAGTGGCAATGCACTGGCTGCGCCGAGAGCAGCGCTTAATTTTATAAAATCACGACGTTGCATCATCCATTCCTTTTGTCAGATGTCGATATAGCCATCATACTGTAAGCTGCACAGGCCTTGCCGCAACTCGAATTATTGAGGGCATGCTAACTGTGCAGCATAAACCTTGCCCTAGCGGGAAGGTCAAGGCCGTAAAAAAAATGCGAAATAGAGGCTCCAGGATTTTTCTACGGTAAAAGTGGCTGGAACCCGGAGTGAACTGTGCTAACGTCAGCTTATTGCACACGTATGAGATATGTCATGAAGAAAAGCATCAAGGCTCTGTTGCTGTTAGGGCTGTTTGGCTTCTCCTCCACCAGTTTCGCACTAAGCGAATCGGAAGCAGAAGATTTGGCAGATTTAACCGCTGTATTTGTGTACCTGAAAAACGATTGTGGTTACCAGGATCTCCCTGACGGGCAGATCCGCCGTGCGTTGGTGTTCTTCGCACAGCAAAATCGTTGGGATTTAACCAATTACAATAGTTTCAATATGAAAGCATTAGGTGAGGATAGCTATCGCGATCTCAGCGGTATTGCTGTCCCGAACGATACTAAGTGTAAATCTCTGGCTCGTGATTCTCTGAGCCTGCTTGCCTACGTTAAGTAATCGTCTGAACTCATCCTCCTGATGATGATTTGACCGTGCAACCGCGGTCATAAATAGCTATGATACTGGCCCATTTTTTGCGGCTGTTATACTCATCATGATTCAGGTTGCAACTGCACTGGCTGCGTTTATTCCCCGGTTCACAGAGTGTTCACGGGGATGCCGCCTTGCTGCAACGTGGTAAATGAAGAGTATACAAGGAGGAATCCCCACCATGACCGATAATGAAATGTGGTATGAAACGCTTCATGCCGGATTCGGACAGTATTTTTCTGTCGATAAAGTTCTGTATCGTGAAAAAACCGATCATCAGGATCTGATTATCTTCGAAAATGCGGCATTAGGCCGCGTTATGGCGCTGGACGGCGTGGTACAAACCACCGAGCGCGATGAGTTTATTTATCACGAAATGATGACCCATGTCCCGCTGCTGGCCCACGGTGCACCTAAACGCGTGCTGATTATTGGCGGCGGTGACGGCGCGATGCTGCGTGAAGTGAGTCGTCACAAAAACATCGAACAGATCACCATGGTCGAGATCGATGCAGGCGTGGTCAACTTCTGCAAAGAGCACCTGCCAAACCACAGCCAGGGCGCCTATGATGATCCGCGCTTTACGCTGGTGATTGACGATGGTGTAAACTTTGTTAAGCAGACCAGCGACACCTTCGACGTCATTATTTCTGACTGCACCGATCCGATTGGGCCGGGAGAAAGTCTGTTTACCTCAGACTTCTATGCAGGCTGCCGCCGCTGCCTGAATCAAGATGGCATTTTCGTGGCGCAGAACGGCGTCTGCTTCCTTCAGCAGGATGAAGCGGTTAACAGCCATCGCAAACTGAGCCACTATTTCGGCGATGTCAGCTTCTACCAGGCCGCGATCCCGACCTATTACGGCGGCATTATGACTTTTGCCTGGGCCAGTGATAATCCGGCGTTACGCCAGCTCGATAGCGCGACGATTGCTTCACGTTTCGCTCAGGCAGGACTGACCTGCCGTTACTATAATCCAGCGATCCACATCGGCAGCTTTGCCCTGCCGCAATATCTGTTAAATGCACTGGCTGACTAGCCGGGCATTTTAAAGGGGCGAACCAAATTGCAAAAACTTAAACTACATGGCTTCAATAATCTGACAAAAAGCCTGAGTTTTTGTATCTATGATATCTGCTACGCCAACACGGATGCTGAGCGAGATGGGTATATTGCATACATTGATGAGCAGTATAATGCTAACCGGCTGACCGAGATCCTGAGCGAAACCTGCTCAATTATCGGGGCAAATGTGTTAAACATTGCGCGCCAGGATTATGAACCTCAGGGTGCCAGCGTGACGATTCTGGTCAGTGAAGAACCCATGGATCCGCGTGATATTGACACCTCTGAACACCCAGGCCCACTGCCCAACTCAGTTGTGGCACATCTCGATAAAAGTCATATCTGCGTACACACCTACCCGGAAAGCCACCCTGAAGGCGGTCTGTGTACCTTTCGTGCAGATATTGAAGTCTCCACCTGTGGCGTGATTTCGCCGCTGAAAGCGCTGAACTATTTAATTCACCAGCTGGAATCCGATATTGTCACCATCGATTATCGCGTGCGTGGGTTTACCCGCGATGTGAACGGTGTAAAACACTTTATCGATCATGAGATTAACTCTATTCAGAATTTTATGTCGGACGATATGAAGTCGATGTACGACATGATGGATGTGAATGTGTATCAGGAAAACATGTTCCATACCAAAATGCTGTTGAAAGAGTTCGATCTGAAACATTATCTGTTTAATACCGAGCCTTCCGATCTGAGTCCACAGGAACACAAGCATATTACTGACCTGCTGTGGAAAGAGATGCGTGAGATTTATTACGGTCGCAATATCCCATCGCTGGGATTGAAGACCCAGTAACAGATTGTTTGTATCGATATCAGTAACTGGCGACCTGCGGGTCGCCTTTTTATTGGCTTTGGCGTGAAATTTTACAATTCAGGAGAGAGGGAGGATAGCGCCCCGATTAGCGGCCCTGTAAAAATGCACGGTAGGCGGCGATCACAGCGAGAAAGTCCTCCACGCCGCAGAACGAGAGGCTCTCTTCGTCGTAATAGTTCATTCCATCTTCCATCTCATCCCCTTCAAAGCCGAGCTGGTTTGAGCGGATCATCACCTCTTCCTCATCCAGCAGCAGGGTATATTCACGCCCCACACGCTGCCACTGACGCACGCTGCCTTTAACCTCTGCAGCTGCGGCTTCTACTTCGTCAAGAATGCTGAGATCTTCATTCACTTCATCATTAAACCAGTGACCGACGGCCTCATGGCCCATCGTCATGCGAACCTTCACTCCACCGGTGATATCTCTTAAAAATTCATATTCCATCGCGCTTTCCTCCCGGCCAGCCTGCTGTACAGGCTTACCCCTATTTTGCGCGTCTGCCGCGACAATTCTGAGCTTTGGCGCGCATTATCGCAGGCTGCCGCGCGAAAAGCAGTGGGTTTTTACCTGGCTTCTCTCAATTTTAACGCTGTCTCTCTCCACTTCACCCATAAAAAAACCGGGCACATGGCCCGGTTTCTATAGCGCTGACTGAGGATTAAACCGCAGTCTGGAAAATCACGCTGTCGGCTTTATCAGTGTACTGACTCAGCTGGTCGAAGTTCAGATAACGATAGGTATCCACGGCAGTTTTATCCACCTGATCCATAAAGTGCAGATACTCTTCCGGCGTTGGCAGTTTACCCAGCAGAGACGCTACCGCTGACAGCTCGGCAGAAGCCAGGAACACATTCGCGCCAGTACCGAGACGGTTCGGGAAGTTACGCGTTGAAGTCGACACTACCGTTGCACCGTCCGCCACACGCGCCTGGTTACCCATGCACAGAGAACAGCCAGGAATCTCGATACGCGCACCGCTCTTACCGAACACGCTGTAATAACCTTCTTCGGTCAGCTGCGCTGCATCCATCTTGGTTGGCGGAGCAACCCACAGACGGGTTGGCAACTGACCCTTATGGGCATCCAGCAGCTTACCGGCAGCACGGAAGTGGCCGATGTTGGTCATGCAGGAACCGATAAATACTTCATCGATTTTTGTACCCTGCACATCAGACAACAGGCGGGCATCATCCGGATCGTTTGGCGCACACAGAATTGGCTCTTTGATATCCGCCAGATCGATTTCGATCACTGCGGCGTACTCTGCATCTGCATCGCCTTCAAGCAGCTGCGGATCGGCCAGCCATTTTTCCATGCCCTGAATACGGCGTTCGATAGTACGACGATCGCCATAACCTTCGGAGATCATCCACTTCAGCAGCACGATATTAGAGTTCAGATACTCAATGATTGGATCTTTGTTCAGCTTGATGGAACACCCTGCGGCAGAACGCTCGGCGGATGCATCGGACAGCTCAAATGCCTGCTCAACTTTCAGATCCGGCAGACCTTCAATTTCCAGAATGCGGCCGGAGAAGATGTTTTTCTTACCTTTCTTCTCAACGGTCAGCAGGCCAGCTTTGATGGCATACAGCGGGATAGCATGTACCAGATCGCGCAGGGTAATACCCGGCTGCATTTTGCCTTTAAAGCGCACCAGCACTGATTCCGGCATATCCAGCGGCATCACACCGGTCGCAGCAGCAAAGGCCACCAGGCCAGAACCCGCCGGGAAAGAGATACCAATCGGGAAGCGGGTGTGAGAGTCGCCACCGGTACCAACGGTATCCGGCAGCAGCATACGGTTCAGCCAGCTATGGATAATACCGTCACCCGGGCGCAGCGATACGCCGCCACGGTTCATAATAAAATCAGGCAGCGTATGGTGGGTAGTCACGTCAACCGGCTTCGGATAAGCAGCGGTGTGACAGAAAGACTGCATGACCAGATCGGCAGAGAAACCGAGGCACGCCAGATCTTTCAGCTCATCACGGGTCATCGGGCCGGTGGTGTCCTGTGAGCCAACCGAGGTCATTTTCGGTTCACAGTAAGCACCAGGACGCACACCGTCAACGCCGCATGCGCGACCAACCATTTTCTGCGCCAGTGAGAATCCACGGGTGCTGGACGCGACATCTTTCGCCTGCTCAAACACATTGCTGTGCGGCAGACCGAGAGATTCACGTGCTTTAGTGGTCAAACCACGGCCAATAATCAGTGGAATACGGCCACCAGCACGAACTTCATCCACCAGCACGTTGGTTTTCAGTTCGAAGTTAGCCAGCACTTCACCGGTTTCATGGTTACGGACTTCACCTTTATATGGGTAGATATCGATAACATCGCCCATATTCAGACGGTCAACGTCCACTTCAATCGGCAGTGCGCCTGCATCTTCCATGGTGTTAAAGAAGATAGGGGCGATTTTACCGCCGAGGCAGACACCGCCGCCCTTCTTGTTTGGCACGTAAGGAATATCGTCACCCATAAACCACAGCACCGAGTTGGTGGCAGATTTACGCGAAGAACCGGTACCGACCACATCGCCGACGTAGGTCAGCGGGAAGCCTTTTGCTTTTAATGCTTCGATCTGTTTGATCGGGCCTACGTTACCAGCATCGTCGGGTTCGATACCTTCACGGGCGTTTTTCAACATCGCCAGCGCGTGCAGTGGAATATCCGGGCGAGACCATGCATCCGGCGCCGGAGAGAGGTCGTCGGTATTGGTTTCGCCGGTCACTTTAAACACGGTTACGGTGATTTTTTCTGCAAGTTTAGGACGCTTCAGGAACCATTCGGCGTCAGCCCACGACTGAATAATTTTTTTCGCGTGTGGGTTACCTGCTTTGGATTTGTCTTCGACATCATAGAAGTTGTCAAACATCAGCAGCGTGTGAGACAGCGCTTCAGCAGCAATCGGTGCCAGCTTTTCATCGTCAAGCGCGTCAATCAGCGCATGGATGTTATAGCCACCCTGCATGGTGCCCAGCAGTTTGACTGCCAGTTCAGGAGTGACCAGAGGAGAAGTTGTTTCGCCTTTCGCGACGGCAGCCAGGAAACCGGCTTTGACATACGCCGCTTCATCTACGCCCGGCGGCACTCGATTGATTAACAGATCGGACAGAAATTCTTCTTCACCCGCTGGAGGGGCTTTTAGCAGTTCAACCAGCGCGGCCATTTGGGAAGCATCTAACGGTTTTGGAACAATCCCCTGGGCAGCACGCTCGGCAACGTGCTTACGGTATTCTTCTAGCACGACGTTCTCCTCGCTCTCATTGTATTTAGCATCCCGGACTACCTGAGTCACCGCAAAGTGAAAACAATCCATGTGTAGGGTAAGGTGCCCGGTTCCGCGAGGGCCAGCATAGCAGGATTTCGGTTGCATGTTAATCTGTTTACAAAAAAGCAACATCAATAGCCTGACAGGTTTTATGGGCTAAAAAGCTGTTTCCCAGCGCTTTTAACTGGTTTTTCAGTCCAGGTCTTTCAGTTATTCTTCATGTGTGGTTAAAAAACAGTATATCTTCCGCAGCTGAATCTCCCGCTACGAACTGTGGAAATAAATGCAGCTTATTTTAAATGGCAGTTCAATAACTTATCAACGTGAGGAGTGGTGGGGGGATCGATACGGGGAAAGACGCCGTTTTCACGGAGCACAAAAACAAAAAAAGCCGCACTTGGCGGCTTTTTTATCACTAACACGTCACTGCTCAGGCTACTGCCGTCATCGCTGTCGTCAATGTTAGCGAGATTATCGGCTTATTACAGCGCGATAACGTTTACAGCTGATGGGCCTTTAGCGCCGTTCTCGATAGAGAACTCAACTTTCTGGCCTTCATCTAAGGTTTTGAAATCGCTGCTCTGGATAGCAGAGAAATGTACGAATACATCTTTGCTGCCGTCTGCTGGAGTGATGAAACCGAAGCCTTTATCAGCGTTGAACCATTTTACTAAACCAGTCATTTTGTTAGACATGATATTTCCTTTCATATTTGAGCCACTTAGTGTGGCGAACATGGCCTGTTTTCAGATTTAATCTTATTTGGCACTTAGGAGGAGGCTCTCGATGAAGGGATATCTGTGATAACACTTGTACTGAGGACTGCTTTACTAAAACTGCGTTCATAAGGTCTGTATTCCAAACCGATGCAAACATAGTAGACCGGATTCGCCTGAACAAGCAAGGATTCATTTCATTTATATTTTTTTGAACTTTATGCATCACCACGGGTCAGCGGATCCGGGCCGTCGGGCGCGGCAGTGATAAGTGTAAAGCAAGGCAACGCCATGAAAAAGCAGACTTCCACGGAAATGAAAAAGCCCTGACGGATATCGCCAGGGCTTTTAGGTTACTGCATACTCAAACTTTAACATTAATGAACTTAACGAGTAATTACTGCTATTAATACTTCGTCAAATGTACGTGTTTATTACGGATTGTATTGGTGACTAAAATACTAGCTTACCTCCATAAATGACATTTAACATCATCATGCCTGTCTCAAGACATGGCGGATTAAACAAGTACACTCCCCATCGCGACGTAGACTCTTTGATACGTGGCTTGACTTCGATTGTGATTAGCGGAACAGACAT carries:
- the acnB gene encoding bifunctional aconitate hydratase 2/2-methylisocitrate dehydratase — encoded protein: MLEEYRKHVAERAAQGIVPKPLDASQMAALVELLKAPPAGEEEFLSDLLINRVPPGVDEAAYVKAGFLAAVAKGETTSPLVTPELAVKLLGTMQGGYNIHALIDALDDEKLAPIAAEALSHTLLMFDNFYDVEDKSKAGNPHAKKIIQSWADAEWFLKRPKLAEKITVTVFKVTGETNTDDLSPAPDAWSRPDIPLHALAMLKNAREGIEPDDAGNVGPIKQIEALKAKGFPLTYVGDVVGTGSSRKSATNSVLWFMGDDIPYVPNKKGGGVCLGGKIAPIFFNTMEDAGALPIEVDVDRLNMGDVIDIYPYKGEVRNHETGEVLANFELKTNVLVDEVRAGGRIPLIIGRGLTTKARESLGLPHSNVFEQAKDVASSTRGFSLAQKMVGRACGVDGVRPGAYCEPKMTSVGSQDTTGPMTRDELKDLACLGFSADLVMQSFCHTAAYPKPVDVTTHHTLPDFIMNRGGVSLRPGDGIIHSWLNRMLLPDTVGTGGDSHTRFPIGISFPAGSGLVAFAAATGVMPLDMPESVLVRFKGKMQPGITLRDLVHAIPLYAIKAGLLTVEKKGKKNIFSGRILEIEGLPDLKVEQAFELSDASAERSAAGCSIKLNKDPIIEYLNSNIVLLKWMISEGYGDRRTIERRIQGMEKWLADPQLLEGDADAEYAAVIEIDLADIKEPILCAPNDPDDARLLSDVQGTKIDEVFIGSCMTNIGHFRAAGKLLDAHKGQLPTRLWVAPPTKMDAAQLTEEGYYSVFGKSGARIEIPGCSLCMGNQARVADGATVVSTSTRNFPNRLGTGANVFLASAELSAVASLLGKLPTPEEYLHFMDQVDKTAVDTYRYLNFDQLSQYTDKADSVIFQTAV
- the cspE gene encoding transcription antiterminator/RNA stability regulator CspE, encoding MSNKMTGLVKWFNADKGFGFITPADGSKDVFVHFSAIQSSDFKTLDEGQKVEFSIENGAKGPSAVNVIAL